A portion of the Lolium rigidum isolate FL_2022 chromosome 1, APGP_CSIRO_Lrig_0.1, whole genome shotgun sequence genome contains these proteins:
- the LOC124674296 gene encoding blue copper protein-like, with product MASNLALAVLLLVASCALAASAAKYTVGDTSGWTTGADYTTWASDKKFKVGDSLVFNFAGGAHTVDEVSAADYASCSSANALSSDGSGASTVALKTAGKHYFICGVAGHCSSGMKLVVTVAAATAASPPPKASPTPTPDSPDTTPDTTPTSPSTSTGGSTTKTPATVLAPPTKQSESGATGLRATALAGLGVAGLVAAALF from the exons ATGGCTTCCAATCTGGCATTGGCGGTGCTGCTCCTGGTCGCGAGCTGCGCGTTGGCGGCGTCCGCGGCGAAGTACACCGTCGGCGACACCTCCGGCTGGACCACCGGGGCGGACTACACCACCTGGGCCAGCGACAAGAAGTTCAAAGTCGGCGACTCCCTCG TGTTCAACTTCGCCGGAGGGGCGCACACGGTGGACGAGGTGAGCGCGGCGGACTACGCGTCCTGCTCCTCCGCCAACGCGCTCAGCAGCGACGGCAGCGGCGCGAGCACCGTCGCGCTCAAGACCGCGGGGAAGCACTACTTCATCTGCGGCGTCGCCGGACACTGCAGCAGCGGCATGAAGctcgtcgtcaccgtcgccgctgccaccgccgcgtcgccgccgcccaagGCCTCCCCTACCCCGACCCCGGACAGCCCTGACACCACGCCGGACACCACGCCGACGTCCCCGTCGACCAGCACCGGCGGTTCCACGACCAAGACCCCGGCCACCGTGCTCGCGCCCCCGACCAAGCAGTCAGAGTCGGGCGCCACCGGGCTCAGGGCCACGGCGTTGGCTGGCCTGGGCGTCGCCGGGCTTGTGGCCGCGGCACTCTTCTAG